In one window of Rhodopseudomonas palustris HaA2 DNA:
- a CDS encoding CreA family protein: protein MRLRHSTSFLTRLTCAALAALAVTISATAPVSAAQDPDLIFRRSTVFKLLSPNDKLATYGIDDPEIQGVACHFTVPERGGFKGWLGLADEVSDISLACRQIGPIRFKEKLDQGDDMFSRRRSMFFKKMQIVRGCDTKRNVLVYMVYSDRLIEGSPKNSTSSVPIMPWGAADPDVQKCGDFFK, encoded by the coding sequence ATGAGACTTCGCCACTCCACGTCGTTCCTGACCCGTCTGACCTGCGCGGCCCTGGCCGCGCTGGCCGTGACCATTTCGGCCACCGCGCCGGTCAGCGCCGCGCAAGATCCCGATCTGATCTTCCGCCGCTCGACGGTGTTCAAGCTGCTCAGCCCCAACGACAAGCTGGCGACCTACGGCATCGACGACCCGGAGATCCAGGGCGTCGCCTGTCACTTCACCGTGCCGGAGCGCGGCGGTTTCAAGGGCTGGCTCGGCCTCGCCGACGAAGTTTCCGACATCTCGCTGGCGTGTAGGCAAATCGGCCCGATCCGATTCAAGGAGAAGCTCGACCAGGGCGACGACATGTTCAGCCGGCGGCGCTCAATGTTCTTCAAGAAGATGCAGATCGTTCGCGGCTGCGACACCAAGCGCAACGTGCTGGTGTACATGGTCTACTCGGACCGGCTGATCGAGGGCTCGCCGAAGAACTCGACCTCGTCGGTGCCGATCATGCCGTGGGGCGCCGCGGATCCCGACGTTCAGAAGTGCGGCGACTTCTTCAAGTAA
- a CDS encoding DUF6719 family protein, with the protein MSDVCEVRPFCFAMMLGAAALLMPASPAAAQQQVSHERDIIDLRLGQKIQVDDGSCPNGQIKEVTGATLTTSGVTRTRKCVQRFQRR; encoded by the coding sequence ATGTCCGACGTTTGCGAAGTCCGCCCGTTCTGTTTCGCCATGATGCTGGGCGCCGCCGCGCTCCTGATGCCGGCGAGCCCCGCAGCCGCGCAGCAGCAGGTGTCGCATGAGCGAGACATCATCGATTTGCGGCTCGGCCAGAAGATTCAGGTCGATGACGGATCGTGCCCGAACGGGCAGATCAAGGAGGTCACGGGCGCCACGCTGACGACGTCGGGCGTGACCCGGACGCGCAAATGCGTGCAGCGGTTTCAGCGGCGCTAG
- a CDS encoding ArgE/DapE family deacylase, with protein sequence MSVSDLHRRILDAVDAGFDAQLATTRDFVAIPSTRGAEGPCQDMIADLLRQRGYEVDDWHIEVDDLKDLRGFGPIEHDFSKARTVVGTHRPANNQGRSLILQGHCDVVPAGPLEMWATPPFSPVVKDGRMYGRGACDMKSGTIGALYALDAIKAAGLTPTGRIHFQSVIEEESTGVGALSTLQRGYRADCCFIPEPTDGKMVRSQVGVIWFRLKVRGFPVHVFEAGSGSNAITAAYHLIHALEKLEEDWNKRAVSDPHFKSVVHPINFNPGIIKGGDWASSVPAWCDVDCRIAVLPGWSVADHQAEILACVAAAARDHRFLSNNPPQVEWSGFLSEGYELTNSAEPEAAFGKAYDAVYGGATPDLVFTALTDTRFYGLNYDIPSLCFGASGAAMHGFNEYVDLESLRQSTKATALFIAEWCGVEPA encoded by the coding sequence ATGAGCGTGTCCGACCTTCACCGCAGAATTCTCGATGCTGTCGATGCCGGCTTCGACGCACAACTGGCCACCACGCGCGATTTCGTCGCGATCCCGAGCACGCGGGGTGCCGAGGGTCCCTGCCAGGACATGATCGCCGATCTGTTGCGGCAACGCGGCTACGAGGTCGACGACTGGCATATCGAGGTCGACGACCTCAAGGACCTGCGCGGCTTCGGTCCGATCGAGCATGATTTCTCCAAAGCGCGCACCGTGGTCGGCACCCATCGCCCTGCGAACAATCAGGGCCGCTCGCTGATCCTGCAGGGGCATTGCGACGTCGTGCCGGCCGGGCCGCTGGAGATGTGGGCGACGCCGCCGTTCTCGCCGGTGGTCAAGGACGGCCGGATGTACGGCCGCGGCGCCTGCGACATGAAGTCGGGCACGATCGGCGCGCTGTATGCGCTCGACGCAATCAAGGCCGCGGGGCTGACGCCGACCGGGCGGATTCACTTCCAGTCGGTGATCGAGGAGGAGAGCACCGGCGTCGGCGCGTTGTCGACGCTGCAGCGGGGCTACCGCGCCGATTGCTGCTTCATTCCCGAGCCGACCGATGGAAAGATGGTGCGTTCGCAGGTCGGCGTGATCTGGTTTCGCCTGAAGGTGCGTGGTTTTCCCGTGCACGTGTTCGAAGCCGGCTCCGGCTCCAACGCCATCACCGCGGCCTATCATCTGATCCACGCGCTCGAGAAGCTCGAGGAGGATTGGAACAAGCGCGCCGTGAGCGATCCTCACTTCAAAAGCGTCGTGCATCCGATCAACTTCAACCCCGGCATCATCAAGGGCGGCGACTGGGCGTCCAGCGTGCCGGCCTGGTGCGACGTCGACTGCCGCATCGCGGTTCTTCCGGGCTGGTCGGTCGCCGATCATCAGGCCGAGATCCTCGCCTGCGTCGCGGCGGCGGCGCGCGATCATCGCTTCCTGTCGAACAATCCGCCGCAGGTGGAGTGGTCGGGCTTTCTGTCGGAGGGCTACGAGCTCACCAACTCCGCAGAGCCGGAGGCCGCGTTCGGCAAGGCTTACGACGCGGTCTATGGCGGCGCGACGCCGGATCTGGTGTTCACGGCGCTGACCGATACGCGGTTCTACGGGCTGAACTACGACATTCCGAGCCTGTGCTTCGGCGCCAGCGGCGCGGCGATGCACGGCTTCAACGAATATGTCGATCTGGAATCGCTACGCCAATCGACCAAGGCGACCGCCTTGTTCATCGCCGAATGGTGCGGGGTCGAGCCGGCCTAG
- a CDS encoding PaaI family thioesterase — translation MTPLDLINSRPLPFAASMGIVFAEATPDRVVATMLVRPDLCTLGDAIHGGAVMALADTVGAAATFVNLPADAKGTTTLESKTNFIAAAKAGTTVRATATPVHRGRRTQVWQTRIETEDGRLVAMVTQTQMVL, via the coding sequence ATGACGCCGCTCGACCTGATCAATTCGCGCCCGCTGCCGTTTGCGGCCTCGATGGGCATCGTCTTTGCCGAGGCCACACCGGACCGCGTGGTCGCAACCATGCTGGTGCGGCCGGATCTGTGCACGCTCGGCGATGCGATTCACGGCGGGGCGGTGATGGCGCTGGCGGATACGGTCGGCGCGGCGGCGACCTTCGTCAATCTGCCGGCTGACGCCAAGGGCACCACCACGTTGGAGAGCAAGACCAATTTCATCGCTGCGGCGAAGGCCGGAACCACCGTGCGCGCCACGGCGACGCCGGTGCACCGGGGCCGGCGGACTCAAGTCTGGCAGACCCGAATCGAGACCGAAGACGGGCGTCTCGTCGCCATGGTCACCCAAACGCAAATGGTCTTATAA
- a CDS encoding GNAT family N-acetyltransferase yields the protein MYDALIAYLTGSKGTIRSLINQELPLLRDHLLRLDAESRRDRFNGYADEGFIDRYAMKCGGDGTIIIAFFAEDGTVHAAAELHQPDLSTDSLPEIAFSVEGHLRRKGIGSILFKQLMEVARSLGYENLRITTGSQNQAMRALANKFGAHLTFRQGESTGTIDLKQEASGANQPTIEIPAGAASALIDFNQACWNLFLRMSGINRAA from the coding sequence ATGTACGACGCACTCATCGCCTATCTCACTGGGTCCAAAGGGACGATCAGGTCGCTGATCAACCAGGAACTGCCGCTGCTGCGGGACCACCTGCTGCGGCTGGACGCCGAGAGCCGGCGTGATCGCTTCAACGGCTATGCCGACGAGGGATTCATCGACCGCTACGCCATGAAGTGCGGCGGCGACGGAACCATCATCATCGCCTTTTTCGCCGAGGATGGAACCGTCCACGCGGCGGCCGAACTGCATCAGCCGGACCTGTCCACCGATTCGCTGCCCGAGATCGCGTTCAGCGTCGAGGGGCATCTCCGGCGCAAGGGGATCGGCAGCATCCTGTTCAAGCAATTGATGGAGGTGGCGCGGTCGCTCGGCTACGAGAATCTGCGTATCACTACCGGATCGCAGAATCAGGCGATGCGCGCGCTGGCCAACAAGTTCGGCGCCCACCTGACCTTCCGGCAGGGCGAGTCGACCGGCACGATCGATCTCAAGCAGGAAGCCTCCGGTGCCAACCAACCGACGATCGAAATTCCGGCCGGCGCCGCCAGCGCGCTGATCGATTTCAATCAGGCGTGCTGGAATCTGTTTCTCAGAATGTCGGGCATCAACCGCGCCGCCTGA
- a CDS encoding DUF1328 domain-containing protein has translation MTILKWALIFLVISVIAGIFGFTGISAASADLARILFYIFAVIFIVLLILGFTIFRT, from the coding sequence ATGACGATCTTGAAATGGGCCCTGATCTTTCTGGTGATCTCGGTGATCGCGGGCATCTTCGGCTTCACCGGCATTTCGGCGGCGTCCGCCGACCTGGCCCGGATTCTGTTCTACATCTTCGCGGTGATCTTCATCGTCCTGCTGATCCTCGGCTTCACGATCTTTCGGACGTAG
- a CDS encoding tetratricopeptide repeat protein yields MTGCAGNVRRITLGIAGGIVATLLASVAAAPARAQSADLALCDRIAADPADPDKPAGVKGVAEIAPGDVETAIRYCRTAAGGARRAMYALGRAYAANRQPAEALAAFRKAADKGSTSAMVELGVAYATGAGVAKDDAKARQLFERAAEAGNPRGVSNLAALGGGTPSDPGKTRALLAKGAETNAEAQYQLGMMLAEGLGGPKDDVAARALFEKAAAQGHPAALERMGAFAQSGRGGPKDSAAAKGFYEKAAALGNADAAAALKRADCPFAIKDKQGKLVTNLCF; encoded by the coding sequence ATGACGGGATGTGCAGGGAACGTGCGCAGGATCACTCTGGGGATCGCCGGCGGAATTGTTGCGACGCTGCTGGCGTCGGTCGCAGCAGCCCCGGCGCGGGCGCAGTCCGCCGACCTGGCGCTGTGCGACCGGATCGCCGCTGACCCGGCCGACCCGGACAAGCCTGCGGGCGTCAAGGGCGTTGCCGAGATCGCGCCGGGCGACGTCGAGACCGCGATCAGATATTGCCGGACCGCTGCAGGCGGCGCGCGCCGCGCAATGTACGCACTCGGCCGGGCCTATGCGGCGAACCGGCAGCCGGCGGAGGCGCTTGCGGCGTTTCGCAAGGCGGCCGACAAGGGCAGCACCTCGGCGATGGTCGAACTCGGGGTCGCCTATGCGACCGGCGCCGGCGTCGCCAAGGACGATGCCAAGGCACGGCAATTGTTCGAGCGCGCGGCCGAAGCCGGCAATCCACGCGGCGTCAGCAATCTCGCAGCGCTCGGCGGCGGCACGCCATCCGATCCCGGCAAGACCAGGGCCTTGCTGGCCAAGGGGGCGGAAACCAACGCCGAGGCGCAATACCAGCTCGGCATGATGCTGGCGGAAGGTCTAGGTGGCCCGAAGGACGATGTCGCCGCGCGGGCGCTGTTCGAGAAAGCGGCAGCCCAGGGCCATCCGGCTGCGCTCGAGCGGATGGGGGCGTTTGCGCAGAGCGGGCGCGGCGGACCGAAGGATTCCGCTGCCGCCAAGGGATTCTACGAAAAGGCCGCCGCGCTCGGCAACGCCGACGCCGCCGCGGCGTTGAAGCGGGCGGATTGTCCGTTCGCGATCAAGGACAAGCAGGGAAAGCTTGTCACCAACCTGTGCTTCTAG
- a CDS encoding potassium transporter Kup, whose amino-acid sequence MSQHKNSVGLLVSAVGVVFGDIGTSPLYAMKETFAGHHPIMVSPENIFGVLSLVFWTVMLLVTVKYVILIMRADNHGEGGSLALLALVTELTRGRRVHYPLMLLGVIAAALFYGDSMITPAISVLSAVEGLEVVTPDLKAYVVPITALVLTGLFAIQSRGTALVGRLFGPVMCLWFVTLALLGIANIVRAPEVLEAISPTFAIEFVIRHPLMSFYALGTVVLAVTGGEALYTDMGHFGRFPIRLGWFSLVLPALLLNYFGQGALLIADPAAIQNPFFRMGPEWMVMPMVALATLATVIASQAVISGAFSVARQAIQLGLLPRMTIVHTSGEEAGQIYVPFTNWTLYFAVMALVIGFQSSSNLAAAYGIAVTGTMMIDTILVSFVMALLWRWNMALVIVVAGTLLLVDFAYFAANIIKVAQGGWFPLFIGFISFTVLTTWRRGRALVRKQLKKQAVPLDVVLRALGPNVSRARGTAVFLTAATDGVPPALLHNLKHNQTVHQRVVLATVTTAETPYVPDSERVHMTDIGDGFHRLIIRYGFMQTPDIPAALTLCKQFGHEFNMMSTSFFLSRETFVPSLNPGMALWRERLFTFMTLNATRATTFFKIPTDRVVELGTQLEI is encoded by the coding sequence ATGAGCCAGCACAAGAACAGCGTCGGGCTGCTGGTCAGCGCGGTCGGCGTCGTCTTCGGCGACATCGGCACCAGCCCGCTCTACGCCATGAAGGAGACTTTCGCCGGTCATCACCCGATCATGGTGTCGCCGGAGAACATCTTCGGCGTGTTGTCGCTGGTGTTCTGGACGGTGATGCTGCTGGTCACGGTGAAATACGTGATCCTGATCATGCGTGCCGACAACCACGGCGAAGGCGGCAGCCTCGCGCTGCTGGCGCTGGTGACCGAGCTGACGCGCGGGCGGCGCGTGCACTATCCGTTGATGCTGCTCGGCGTGATCGCCGCGGCGCTGTTTTACGGCGACAGTATGATCACGCCGGCGATCTCGGTGCTCAGCGCGGTCGAGGGGCTCGAAGTCGTGACGCCCGACCTGAAGGCGTATGTCGTGCCGATCACCGCGCTGGTGCTGACCGGCCTGTTCGCGATCCAGTCGCGCGGAACCGCGCTGGTCGGTCGCCTGTTCGGGCCGGTGATGTGCCTGTGGTTCGTCACGCTGGCGCTGCTCGGCATCGCCAACATCGTCCGTGCGCCGGAAGTGCTGGAGGCGATCAGTCCGACCTTCGCGATCGAATTCGTCATCCGTCATCCGCTGATGAGTTTCTACGCGCTCGGCACCGTCGTGCTGGCCGTCACCGGCGGTGAAGCGCTGTACACCGACATGGGCCATTTCGGCCGGTTTCCGATCCGGCTGGGGTGGTTCAGCCTGGTGCTGCCGGCGCTGCTGCTGAACTATTTCGGCCAGGGCGCGCTGCTGATCGCCGACCCCGCCGCGATCCAGAATCCGTTCTTCCGGATGGGGCCGGAATGGATGGTGATGCCGATGGTCGCGCTGGCGACGCTGGCCACCGTGATCGCGTCGCAGGCGGTGATCTCCGGCGCGTTCTCGGTGGCGCGGCAGGCGATCCAGCTCGGCCTGCTGCCGCGGATGACGATCGTGCACACCTCGGGCGAGGAGGCTGGCCAGATCTACGTGCCGTTCACCAACTGGACCTTGTACTTCGCCGTGATGGCGCTGGTGATCGGCTTCCAGTCGTCGAGCAATCTGGCGGCCGCCTACGGCATCGCCGTCACCGGCACGATGATGATCGACACCATCCTGGTGTCGTTCGTGATGGCGCTGCTGTGGCGCTGGAACATGGCGCTGGTGATCGTGGTGGCGGGCACGCTGCTGCTGGTCGATTTCGCGTATTTCGCCGCCAACATCATCAAGGTGGCGCAGGGCGGCTGGTTCCCGCTGTTCATCGGCTTCATCTCGTTCACGGTGCTGACGACGTGGCGGCGCGGGCGCGCGCTGGTGCGCAAGCAGCTCAAGAAGCAGGCGGTGCCGCTCGACGTGGTGCTGCGCGCGCTCGGGCCCAACGTGTCGCGGGCACGCGGCACCGCGGTGTTCCTGACCGCCGCGACCGACGGCGTGCCGCCGGCGCTGCTGCACAATCTCAAGCACAACCAGACCGTCCACCAGCGCGTCGTGCTGGCGACCGTGACCACCGCGGAGACGCCCTATGTGCCCGACAGCGAGCGCGTGCACATGACCGATATCGGCGACGGCTTCCATCGCCTGATCATCCGCTACGGTTTCATGCAGACCCCCGACATTCCGGCGGCGCTGACGCTGTGCAAGCAGTTCGGCCACGAGTTCAACATGATGTCGACCTCGTTCTTTCTCAGCCGCGAGACCTTCGTGCCGAGCCTCAATCCCGGCATGGCGCTGTGGCGCGAGCGGCTGTTCACCTTCATGACGCTGAACGCGACGCGGGCCACGACCTTCTTCAAGATCCCGACCGACCGCGTCGTCGAACTCGGAACCCAGCTCGAGATCTGA
- a CDS encoding CPBP family intramembrane glutamic endopeptidase, producing the protein MTDLRHTRQACPTPIEMTARAQRWRLAPLAGLALLLTAPGIAIQLDLLPFSYRIHALLLVSGLCIGLCLWAGVSFTELGFGRPHQWSHWLGCAAVTLAIAAVMLLQTQFFTFEAKPPAWLSFAPFYVLVSSPCQEVVCRSIPKLITDKLSRGGWAYVMYSAAMFSLIHLCYGDPALLLNTFLLGIVWAAAYLWMRNIWPLIVSHAAIGTLAFALGLA; encoded by the coding sequence ATGACAGATTTGCGACATACCAGACAGGCGTGCCCGACACCGATCGAGATGACCGCCCGCGCGCAGCGCTGGCGGCTGGCGCCGCTCGCCGGTCTCGCTTTGCTGCTCACGGCGCCCGGCATCGCCATCCAGCTCGACCTGCTTCCGTTCTCCTACCGGATCCACGCGTTGCTGCTGGTCTCCGGCCTGTGCATCGGCCTGTGCCTGTGGGCCGGCGTGTCGTTCACGGAACTCGGCTTCGGCAGGCCGCATCAATGGAGCCATTGGCTCGGCTGCGCGGCCGTCACGCTCGCGATCGCCGCGGTGATGCTGCTTCAGACGCAGTTCTTCACCTTCGAGGCCAAGCCGCCGGCCTGGCTGAGCTTCGCGCCGTTCTACGTGCTGGTGTCGAGTCCATGCCAGGAAGTGGTGTGCCGCTCGATCCCGAAACTGATCACCGACAAGCTGTCGCGCGGCGGCTGGGCCTATGTGATGTATTCGGCGGCAATGTTCTCGCTGATCCATCTCTGCTACGGCGACCCGGCGCTGCTGCTCAACACCTTCCTGCTCGGCATTGTGTGGGCGGCCGCGTACCTGTGGATGCGCAACATCTGGCCGCTGATCGTCTCGCATGCCGCGATCGGCACGCTGGCCTTCGCGCTCGGACTGGCCTGA
- a CDS encoding MOSC domain-containing protein: MKPFAPDTPLGRLMTAPMRPGRLDWIGLRPARRAAVLVAEQATLIAGRGIDGDRYRTSTNGARQVTLVAAEDLVAIAAFLGRDDVAPELLRRNFVIRGVNLVALKGQRFRIGAALLEGAGDCAPCSRMEETLGPGGYNAVRGRGGLTARVIEGGVVRIGDALERV, from the coding sequence ATGAAACCCTTCGCACCCGATACGCCGCTCGGCCGGCTGATGACCGCACCGATGCGGCCGGGGCGGCTCGACTGGATCGGACTGCGTCCGGCAAGACGTGCAGCGGTGCTGGTCGCCGAGCAGGCGACGCTGATCGCCGGCCGCGGCATCGACGGCGATCGCTATCGCACCAGCACCAATGGCGCGCGGCAGGTGACGCTGGTCGCCGCCGAAGATCTCGTCGCCATCGCCGCCTTCCTCGGCCGCGACGATGTTGCGCCCGAATTGCTGCGTCGAAATTTCGTGATCCGGGGCGTCAATCTCGTGGCGCTGAAAGGCCAGCGGTTTCGAATCGGCGCGGCGCTGCTCGAAGGGGCGGGGGACTGCGCGCCGTGCAGCCGGATGGAAGAGACGCTGGGGCCGGGCGGTTACAACGCCGTGCGCGGTCGCGGCGGACTCACCGCCCGCGTGATCGAAGGTGGCGTCGTTCGCATCGGCGATGCGCTCGAACGGGTGTAA
- a CDS encoding NADPH-dependent FMN reductase, with the protein MAHRLLVLYGSYRSDRLGIRLANYIVAGLRARGDDVELIDAKAIGLPMLDRMYKEYPKGEAPEAMEQLAAKIRDADGFVFVTGEYNWGVQPGLKNLTDHFLEEWFWRPTAIASYSAGRFSGVRAATAWHGTLSEMGMVVISSTLAVGPIAQTLDADAEPIDDGGKSLARAFPRFADDLAWWAEAAKTQRQKMKPPY; encoded by the coding sequence ATGGCCCACCGTCTGCTCGTCTTGTACGGCTCGTATCGCTCCGACCGGTTGGGCATCCGTCTCGCCAACTACATCGTCGCGGGCCTGCGGGCGCGTGGTGACGACGTCGAACTGATCGACGCCAAGGCGATCGGGCTGCCGATGCTCGACCGGATGTACAAGGAATATCCCAAAGGCGAGGCGCCCGAAGCGATGGAACAACTCGCGGCCAAGATCCGCGATGCCGACGGCTTCGTGTTCGTCACCGGCGAATACAATTGGGGCGTTCAGCCCGGGCTGAAGAACCTCACCGATCATTTCCTCGAGGAATGGTTCTGGCGGCCGACGGCGATCGCCAGCTACTCGGCCGGACGGTTTTCCGGCGTGCGTGCGGCGACCGCTTGGCACGGCACGCTCAGCGAAATGGGCATGGTGGTGATCTCGTCGACGCTCGCGGTCGGCCCGATCGCGCAGACGCTCGACGCCGATGCCGAGCCGATCGACGACGGTGGCAAATCGCTGGCGCGCGCCTTCCCGCGTTTCGCCGACGATCTCGCCTGGTGGGCGGAGGCGGCGAAGACCCAGCGCCAGAAGATGAAGCCGCCATATTGA
- a CDS encoding group III truncated hemoglobin, with the protein MHNVTEAEIAQLVRTFYARAREDDLIGPIFDRAVADWDHHIAQISDFWSSMLLKTGRYGGRPMRPHLVLGLEPAHFDRWLALFEATANELLAPEVAAQFIIRARRIADSFEMGIATTQGKVTVPRHGA; encoded by the coding sequence ATGCACAATGTCACCGAGGCCGAAATCGCGCAGCTCGTGCGCACCTTCTATGCGCGCGCCCGCGAGGACGACCTGATCGGTCCGATCTTCGACCGCGCGGTCGCCGACTGGGACCATCACATCGCGCAGATCAGCGATTTCTGGTCGTCGATGCTGCTGAAGACCGGGCGCTACGGTGGCCGGCCGATGCGGCCGCATCTGGTGCTGGGCCTGGAGCCCGCGCATTTCGACCGCTGGCTGGCGCTGTTCGAGGCCACGGCGAACGAATTGCTCGCACCGGAGGTCGCGGCGCAGTTCATCATCCGCGCCCGCCGCATCGCCGACAGTTTCGAGATGGGCATCGCGACCACGCAGGGCAAGGTCACGGTGCCGCGGCACGGCGCGTAG
- the yghU gene encoding glutathione-dependent disulfide-bond oxidoreductase: MTDAPYTPPKVWTWDKENGGKFASINRPVAGATHDKELPVGKHPLQLYSLATPNGQKVTILLEELLALGHSGAEYDAWLIKIGDGDQFGSGFVAVNPNSKIPALLDRSASPPIRVFESGSILLYLAEKFGAFLPTTPAGRAECLNWLFWQMGSAPYLGGGFGHFYAYAPEKWEYPINRFAMEVKRQMDVLDRRLADSEYLAGADYSIADIAVWPWYGGLVNGVLYNDSATFLDVASYSNVQRWTKAIGARPAVKRGRIVNRVSGDPASQLHERHDASDFETRTQDKLAAAK, translated from the coding sequence ATGACCGACGCCCCCTACACGCCCCCCAAAGTCTGGACCTGGGACAAGGAGAACGGCGGCAAATTCGCGTCGATCAACCGGCCGGTCGCGGGCGCGACGCACGACAAGGAGCTGCCGGTCGGCAAGCATCCGCTGCAGCTCTATTCGCTGGCGACGCCGAACGGTCAGAAGGTCACGATCCTGCTCGAGGAATTGCTGGCGCTCGGCCACAGCGGCGCCGAATACGATGCCTGGCTGATCAAGATCGGCGACGGCGATCAGTTCGGTTCCGGCTTCGTCGCGGTCAATCCGAATTCCAAGATCCCGGCGCTGCTCGACCGCTCCGCCTCGCCGCCGATCCGCGTGTTCGAGTCGGGTTCGATCCTGCTGTATCTCGCCGAGAAATTCGGCGCCTTCCTGCCGACCACCCCCGCCGGCCGCGCCGAATGCCTGAACTGGCTGTTCTGGCAGATGGGCAGTGCGCCGTATCTGGGCGGTGGTTTCGGCCATTTCTACGCCTACGCGCCGGAGAAATGGGAATACCCGATCAACCGTTTCGCGATGGAGGTGAAGCGGCAGATGGATGTGCTCGATCGCCGTCTGGCGGACAGCGAATATCTCGCGGGCGCGGACTATTCGATCGCCGACATCGCGGTGTGGCCGTGGTACGGCGGGCTCGTAAACGGCGTGCTGTACAACGACAGCGCCACGTTCCTCGACGTCGCGAGCTACAGCAACGTGCAGCGCTGGACCAAGGCGATCGGCGCGCGCCCCGCGGTGAAACGCGGCCGCATCGTCAATCGCGTCTCCGGCGATCCGGCGAGCCAACTGCACGAACGCCACGACGCTTCCGACTTCGAGACCAGGACGCAGGACAAGCTAGCCGCGGCGAAGTAA
- a CDS encoding sensor domain-containing diguanylate cyclase, which yields MVPSMPITVLSRFLHPDPRIRRELVDLLYTSLPQVMAISVTSVIGAVALALIDGDPGYAVIAVLILIAASARIASLLRYKSRAGQLSDADVVRWERIYGAGACAFSLALGALSYRTLHLGDAPGAWLAFGLSMSFCVGMVSRAAIRPWVILTAAATLLLPTVVAGLMRPELTYNVGAVMLVFFWLTLREASKHLSAAFVERLEARHRLALQATHDFLTGLPNRAAFLQSLASIGGGHFAIIAIDLDGFKPINDRHGHHAGDDLLRQVAERLTACAGADGIAARFGGDEFMLLAPVAAGEDGRAEALALARRAIVDLSMPYRLSDLPVCIGASAGILVSDGGVADGATSQLLQRVDRALYAAKRGGGGYAWADADDEPARRAAV from the coding sequence ATGGTGCCGTCCATGCCCATCACGGTGTTGTCCAGGTTCCTGCATCCCGATCCGCGGATTCGCCGCGAGCTGGTCGATCTGCTGTACACATCGCTGCCGCAGGTGATGGCGATCAGCGTCACCTCGGTGATCGGCGCGGTCGCGCTCGCGCTGATCGACGGCGATCCCGGCTACGCGGTGATCGCGGTGCTGATCCTGATCGCCGCCTCGGCGCGGATCGCCTCGCTGCTGCGCTACAAATCCCGCGCTGGGCAATTGTCCGATGCCGACGTGGTGCGCTGGGAGCGGATCTACGGCGCCGGCGCCTGCGCCTTCAGCCTCGCGCTCGGCGCGCTGTCCTATCGGACGTTGCATCTCGGCGACGCGCCCGGCGCCTGGCTGGCGTTCGGCCTATCGATGTCGTTCTGCGTCGGCATGGTGTCGCGCGCGGCGATCCGGCCCTGGGTCATTCTGACCGCTGCGGCGACCCTGCTGCTGCCGACCGTCGTCGCCGGGCTGATGCGTCCCGAGCTCACCTACAATGTCGGCGCCGTCATGCTGGTGTTCTTCTGGCTCACCTTGCGCGAAGCCTCCAAGCATCTCAGCGCCGCCTTCGTCGAGCGCCTCGAAGCCCGGCATCGGCTGGCGCTGCAGGCGACCCACGATTTCCTCACCGGTCTGCCGAACCGCGCCGCGTTTCTGCAATCGCTCGCCAGCATCGGCGGCGGCCATTTCGCCATCATCGCGATCGATCTCGACGGCTTCAAGCCGATCAACGACCGTCACGGTCATCACGCCGGCGACGATCTGCTGCGCCAGGTCGCGGAGCGGCTGACCGCCTGCGCCGGCGCCGACGGAATCGCCGCGCGCTTCGGCGGCGACGAATTCATGCTGCTGGCCCCGGTCGCCGCCGGCGAGGACGGCCGCGCCGAGGCGCTGGCGCTGGCGCGCAGGGCGATTGTCGACCTCTCGATGCCCTATCGGCTGTCGGACCTGCCGGTTTGCATCGGCGCCAGCGCCGGCATTCTGGTCAGCGACGGCGGCGTTGCCGACGGCGCGACGTCGCAACTGCTGCAGCGCGTCGACCGCGCGCTGTATGCCGCCAAGCGCGGCGGGGGCGGCTATGCCTGGGCCGACGCGGATGACGAGCCCGCACGCCGCGCGGCGGTCTAG